A section of the Oncorhynchus nerka isolate Pitt River linkage group LG3, Oner_Uvic_2.0, whole genome shotgun sequence genome encodes:
- the LOC115101231 gene encoding glutathione S-transferase kappa 1-like isoform X2 has protein sequence MTWSLPTHGLVLRNVWNIDLKLRPAFLGGIMQGSGNKPPGLVPNKFLYMTTDLHRLAQYFQVPISPPADPFEAMFEKGSLSAMRFVAAVQEREVGGDKQVEQVSRELWMRIWSQDKDITQPASLSEAAMKAGLSASEVEELLKLSTSKEIKEKLKRSTQEALDHRAFGFPLAVCHVNGKAEVFFGSDRFELIAHCIGEKWMGPQPAAAKL, from the exons ATGACGTGGTCTCTCCctactcatggcttggttttgag AAATGTGTGGAACATTGACCTTAAACTACGTCCTGCGTTCTTGGGTGGCATCATGCAAGGATCAG GTAATAAGCCCCCAGGTCTGGTCCCAAACAAGTTCCTGTATATGACCACAGACCTGCACCGTCTAGCCCAGTACTTCCAGGTCCCCATCAGTCCCCCTGCTGACCCCTTTGAGGCCATGTTCGAAAAAG GCTCGCTGTCTGCCATGCGCTTTGTGGCGGCGGtacaggagagggaggtgggaggagataAGCAGGTAGAGCAGGTGTCACGGGAGCTGTGGATGAGGATCTGGAGCCAAGACAAAGACATTACCCAGCCTGCATCACTCTCTGAG GCAGCCATGAAGGCAGGGCTCTCAGCCAGTGAGGTGGAAGAGCTGCTGAAACTGTCCACCTCTAAGGAAATCAAAGAGAAGCTGAAGAGATCCACCCAGGAAGCACTGGACCATAGG GCCTTTGGTTTTCCTCTGGCTGTGTGTCATGTGAATGGAAAGGCGGAGGTGTTCTTTGGCTCTGACCGGTTTGAGCTCATTGCCCACTGCATAG GAGAGAAGTGGATGGGACCCCAGCCTGCTGCTGCCAAACTGTGA
- the LOC115101253 gene encoding rap1 GTPase-activating protein 2-like isoform X3: MERDSRNEKFFSRKRSFTFGAYGGVDKFICENERPEPLEHSILDILDSPTSETKPFLSAGSNQKVTELFEIIEKLQSSRLDEQRCEFPLPLRSQLLKIGRDLPLILPPKLGGYWIDPPLQKFAETSPTSSHYGLDPETYDIMERDSEATYYQQFFRSRYHQSFTAVDPSLGPLLLSVCLEEEEKRLRVILRMRECSMHGVFSVSLFPNIPSAVELAKMLCDSVTVSRFDVVSYLKAPDLITAFDEHRVSPNFKFGVLYQREGQLTEEDILCNNEESEEFQEFLSILGATVALQGFTGFRGGLDVCHGQTGNDAVFTSFHGREIMFHVSTKLPFTEGDTQQLQRKRHIGNDIVAVVYQEGHTPFLSDVIGSHFLHCFLVVRRVRKRVGDEGEGEEAGGGGVFQVSVTAREDVPPFGPSLPDPPIFTESSLLREFLLTKLINAEISCYKAERFSRLELRTRSSLLEGLQAELSTRSQCMMGDSPVSTLSTSEGMRGVTEGSGGFIENFKRAIRVRSNSFDTLGGPRKMGGVPLPQKPKAATERDGESELAYKPPEPSFPPTDNLGSTEVKDHSSPQENT; the protein is encoded by the exons atggagagagacagcagaaatGAGAAGTTCTTCTCCAGAAAGAGAAGTTTCACTTTTGGGGCATATGGAGG TGTGGACAAGTTCATATGTGAAAATGAGAG ACCAGAACCTTTAGAACACAGCATTCTGGATATTTTGGACTCCCCTACCAGCGAGACCAAACCGTTCCTTTCTGCTGGCAGCAACCAGAAG GTGACAGAGCTGTTTGAGATCATTGAGAAGTTGCAG AGCAGCAGGCTAGATGAACAGCGCTGTGAATTCCCTCTGCCTTTGAGG TCTCAGCTTTTGAAGATAGGTCGTGACCTTCCTCTGATCCTGCCTCCAAAGCTGGGTGGTTACTGGATAGACCCCCCGCTACAGAAGTTTGCTGAGACCAGTCCGACATCCTCTCATTATGGACTAGACCCAGAGACCTATGACAtcatggagagagacagcgaggcCACATACTACCAGCAGTTCTTCCGCTCACGA TATCATCAGTCGTTCACAGCAGTGGACCCCTCCCTGggacccctccttctctctgtctgtttggaggaggaagagaagaggctgAGAGTAATCCTGAG GATGAGGGAATGCTCTATGCATGGggttttctctgtgtctctgttcccaAACATCCCGTCTGCTGTGGAGCTGGCCAAG ATGCTAtgtgacagtgtgactgtgtccaGATTTGATGTGGTCAGTTACCTCAAG gcACCAGATCTTATAACAGCATTTGATGAACACAGAGTGTCTCCGAATTTCAAGTTTGGTGTCTTGtatcagagagagggacag TTGACAGAGGAGGACATACTCTGTAACAATGAGGAAAGTGAAGAGTTTCAAGAATTCCTCTCTATTTTGGGAGCTACAGTCGCACTTCAAGGGTTCACTGG gTTCCGAGGAGGTTTGGACGTGTGTCACGGCCAGACAGGAAATGATGCGGTCTTCACTTCCTTCCACGGCAGAGAGATCATGTTCCATGTGTCCACCAAATTGCCCTTCACAGAGGGCGATACACAACAG CTACAGAGGAAGAGACACATTGGCAACGACATCGTTGCTGTTGTTTACCAGGAGGGCCACACCCCTTTTCTGTCTGATGTCATCGGCTCACACTTCCTGCACTGTTTCCTAGTGGTCAGGAGGGTGAGGAAGAGAGTGGGGgacgagggggagggggaggaggcaggaggaggaggggtgttcCAG GTGTCAGTCACAGCCAGAGAGGATGTACCTCCCTttggtccctccctccctgatcctCCCATATTCACAGAG AGCTCCCTGTTGAGAGAGTTCCTTCTGACCAAGCTTATCAATGCAGAGATCTCCTGTTATAAGGCTGAGAGGTTCAGTAGACTGGAG CTGCGCACTCGTTCATCCCTCCTGGAGGGTCTGCAGGCGGAACTGTCCACCCGCTCCCAGTGCATGATGGGAGATTCGCCTGTGTCCACCCTCTCGACTTCTGAGGGGATGAGGGGTGTAACTGAGGGGAGTGGAGGGTTCATCGAAAACTTTAAG AGAGCCATTAGGGTACGCAGTAATTCTTTTGACACTCTTGGGGGACCTAGAAAGATGGGCGGGGTGCCGCTCCCACAGAAGCCCAAG gctgctacagagagagatggagagag tGAGTTGGCCTACAAGCCCCCTGAACCCAGCTTTCCGCCCACAGACAACCTGGGCTCCACAGAGGTCAAAGACCACTCCAGTCCCCAGGAGAATACGTAG
- the LOC115101253 gene encoding rap1 GTPase-activating protein 1-like isoform X4, giving the protein MLVCLSVCLSDCMSDCMSVCLSDCMLVCLSDCMLVCLSDCMLVCLSDSVCWSVCLTLSDCLCFPSQVTELFEIIEKLQSSRLDEQRCEFPLPLRLLKIGRDLPLILPPKLGGYWIDPPLQKFAETSPTSSHYGLDPETYDIMERDSEATYYQQFFRSRYHQSFTAVDPSLGPLLLSVCLEEEEKRLRVILRMRECSMHGVFSVSLFPNIPSAVELAKMLCDSVTVSRFDVVSYLKAPDLITAFDEHRVSPNFKFGVLYQREGQLTEEDILCNNEESEEFQEFLSILGATVALQGFTGFRGGLDVCHGQTGNDAVFTSFHGREIMFHVSTKLPFTEGDTQQLQRKRHIGNDIVAVVYQEGHTPFLSDVIGSHFLHCFLVVRRVRKRVGDEGEGEEAGGGGVFQVSVTAREDVPPFGPSLPDPPIFTESSLLREFLLTKLINAEISCYKAERFSRLELRTRSSLLEGLQAELSTRSQCMMGDSPVSTLSTSEGMRGVTEGSGGFIENFKRAIRVRSNSFDTLGGPRKMGGVPLPQKPKAATERDGESELAYKPPEPSFPPTDNLGSTEVKDHSSPQENT; this is encoded by the exons atgttggtctgtctgtctgtctgtctgtctgactgtatgtctgactgtatgtctgtctgtctgtctgactgtatgttggtctgtctgtctgactgtatgttggtctgtctgtctgactgtatgttggtctgtctgtctgactctgtatgttggtctgtctgtctgactctgtctgactgtctgtgtttTCCATCTCAGGTGACAGAGCTGTTTGAGATCATTGAGAAGTTGCAG AGCAGCAGGCTAGATGAACAGCGCTGTGAATTCCCTCTGCCTTTGAGG CTTTTGAAGATAGGTCGTGACCTTCCTCTGATCCTGCCTCCAAAGCTGGGTGGTTACTGGATAGACCCCCCGCTACAGAAGTTTGCTGAGACCAGTCCGACATCCTCTCATTATGGACTAGACCCAGAGACCTATGACAtcatggagagagacagcgaggcCACATACTACCAGCAGTTCTTCCGCTCACGA TATCATCAGTCGTTCACAGCAGTGGACCCCTCCCTGggacccctccttctctctgtctgtttggaggaggaagagaagaggctgAGAGTAATCCTGAG GATGAGGGAATGCTCTATGCATGGggttttctctgtgtctctgttcccaAACATCCCGTCTGCTGTGGAGCTGGCCAAG ATGCTAtgtgacagtgtgactgtgtccaGATTTGATGTGGTCAGTTACCTCAAG gcACCAGATCTTATAACAGCATTTGATGAACACAGAGTGTCTCCGAATTTCAAGTTTGGTGTCTTGtatcagagagagggacag TTGACAGAGGAGGACATACTCTGTAACAATGAGGAAAGTGAAGAGTTTCAAGAATTCCTCTCTATTTTGGGAGCTACAGTCGCACTTCAAGGGTTCACTGG gTTCCGAGGAGGTTTGGACGTGTGTCACGGCCAGACAGGAAATGATGCGGTCTTCACTTCCTTCCACGGCAGAGAGATCATGTTCCATGTGTCCACCAAATTGCCCTTCACAGAGGGCGATACACAACAG CTACAGAGGAAGAGACACATTGGCAACGACATCGTTGCTGTTGTTTACCAGGAGGGCCACACCCCTTTTCTGTCTGATGTCATCGGCTCACACTTCCTGCACTGTTTCCTAGTGGTCAGGAGGGTGAGGAAGAGAGTGGGGgacgagggggagggggaggaggcaggaggaggaggggtgttcCAG GTGTCAGTCACAGCCAGAGAGGATGTACCTCCCTttggtccctccctccctgatcctCCCATATTCACAGAG AGCTCCCTGTTGAGAGAGTTCCTTCTGACCAAGCTTATCAATGCAGAGATCTCCTGTTATAAGGCTGAGAGGTTCAGTAGACTGGAG CTGCGCACTCGTTCATCCCTCCTGGAGGGTCTGCAGGCGGAACTGTCCACCCGCTCCCAGTGCATGATGGGAGATTCGCCTGTGTCCACCCTCTCGACTTCTGAGGGGATGAGGGGTGTAACTGAGGGGAGTGGAGGGTTCATCGAAAACTTTAAG AGAGCCATTAGGGTACGCAGTAATTCTTTTGACACTCTTGGGGGACCTAGAAAGATGGGCGGGGTGCCGCTCCCACAGAAGCCCAAG gctgctacagagagagatggagagag tGAGTTGGCCTACAAGCCCCCTGAACCCAGCTTTCCGCCCACAGACAACCTGGGCTCCACAGAGGTCAAAGACCACTCCAGTCCCCAGGAGAATACGTAG
- the LOC115101253 gene encoding rap1 GTPase-activating protein 1-like isoform X1 codes for MLVCLSVCLSDCMSDCMSVCLSDCMLVCLSDCMLVCLSDCMLVCLSDSVCWSVCLTLSDCLCFPSQVTELFEIIEKLQSSRLDEQRCEFPLPLRSQLLKIGRDLPLILPPKLGGYWIDPPLQKFAETSPTSSHYGLDPETYDIMERDSEATYYQQFFRSRYHQSFTAVDPSLGPLLLSVCLEEEEKRLRVILRMRECSMHGVFSVSLFPNIPSAVELAKMLCDSVTVSRFDVVSYLKAPDLITAFDEHRVSPNFKFGVLYQREGQLTEEDILCNNEESEEFQEFLSILGATVALQGFTGFRGGLDVCHGQTGNDAVFTSFHGREIMFHVSTKLPFTEGDTQQLQRKRHIGNDIVAVVYQEGHTPFLSDVIGSHFLHCFLVVRRVRKRVGDEGEGEEAGGGGVFQVSVTAREDVPPFGPSLPDPPIFTESSLLREFLLTKLINAEISCYKAERFSRLELRTRSSLLEGLQAELSTRSQCMMGDSPVSTLSTSEGMRGVTEGSGGFIENFKRAIRVRSNSFDTLGGPRKMGGVPLPQKPKAATERDGESELAYKPPEPSFPPTDNLGSTEVKDHSSPQENT; via the exons atgttggtctgtctgtctgtctgtctgtctgactgtatgtctgactgtatgtctgtctgtctgtctgactgtatgttggtctgtctgtctgactgtatgttggtctgtctgtctgactgtatgttggtctgtctgtctgactctgtatgttggtctgtctgtctgactctgtctgactgtctgtgtttTCCATCTCAGGTGACAGAGCTGTTTGAGATCATTGAGAAGTTGCAG AGCAGCAGGCTAGATGAACAGCGCTGTGAATTCCCTCTGCCTTTGAGG TCTCAGCTTTTGAAGATAGGTCGTGACCTTCCTCTGATCCTGCCTCCAAAGCTGGGTGGTTACTGGATAGACCCCCCGCTACAGAAGTTTGCTGAGACCAGTCCGACATCCTCTCATTATGGACTAGACCCAGAGACCTATGACAtcatggagagagacagcgaggcCACATACTACCAGCAGTTCTTCCGCTCACGA TATCATCAGTCGTTCACAGCAGTGGACCCCTCCCTGggacccctccttctctctgtctgtttggaggaggaagagaagaggctgAGAGTAATCCTGAG GATGAGGGAATGCTCTATGCATGGggttttctctgtgtctctgttcccaAACATCCCGTCTGCTGTGGAGCTGGCCAAG ATGCTAtgtgacagtgtgactgtgtccaGATTTGATGTGGTCAGTTACCTCAAG gcACCAGATCTTATAACAGCATTTGATGAACACAGAGTGTCTCCGAATTTCAAGTTTGGTGTCTTGtatcagagagagggacag TTGACAGAGGAGGACATACTCTGTAACAATGAGGAAAGTGAAGAGTTTCAAGAATTCCTCTCTATTTTGGGAGCTACAGTCGCACTTCAAGGGTTCACTGG gTTCCGAGGAGGTTTGGACGTGTGTCACGGCCAGACAGGAAATGATGCGGTCTTCACTTCCTTCCACGGCAGAGAGATCATGTTCCATGTGTCCACCAAATTGCCCTTCACAGAGGGCGATACACAACAG CTACAGAGGAAGAGACACATTGGCAACGACATCGTTGCTGTTGTTTACCAGGAGGGCCACACCCCTTTTCTGTCTGATGTCATCGGCTCACACTTCCTGCACTGTTTCCTAGTGGTCAGGAGGGTGAGGAAGAGAGTGGGGgacgagggggagggggaggaggcaggaggaggaggggtgttcCAG GTGTCAGTCACAGCCAGAGAGGATGTACCTCCCTttggtccctccctccctgatcctCCCATATTCACAGAG AGCTCCCTGTTGAGAGAGTTCCTTCTGACCAAGCTTATCAATGCAGAGATCTCCTGTTATAAGGCTGAGAGGTTCAGTAGACTGGAG CTGCGCACTCGTTCATCCCTCCTGGAGGGTCTGCAGGCGGAACTGTCCACCCGCTCCCAGTGCATGATGGGAGATTCGCCTGTGTCCACCCTCTCGACTTCTGAGGGGATGAGGGGTGTAACTGAGGGGAGTGGAGGGTTCATCGAAAACTTTAAG AGAGCCATTAGGGTACGCAGTAATTCTTTTGACACTCTTGGGGGACCTAGAAAGATGGGCGGGGTGCCGCTCCCACAGAAGCCCAAG gctgctacagagagagatggagagag tGAGTTGGCCTACAAGCCCCCTGAACCCAGCTTTCCGCCCACAGACAACCTGGGCTCCACAGAGGTCAAAGACCACTCCAGTCCCCAGGAGAATACGTAG
- the LOC115101253 gene encoding rap1 GTPase-activating protein 2-like isoform X2, whose translation MERDSRNEKFFSRKRSFTFGAYGGVDKFICENESRPEPLEHSILDILDSPTSETKPFLSAGSNQKVTELFEIIEKLQSSRLDEQRCEFPLPLRSQLLKIGRDLPLILPPKLGGYWIDPPLQKFAETSPTSSHYGLDPETYDIMERDSEATYYQQFFRSRYHQSFTAVDPSLGPLLLSVCLEEEEKRLRVILRMRECSMHGVFSVSLFPNIPSAVELAKMLCDSVTVSRFDVVSYLKAPDLITAFDEHRVSPNFKFGVLYQREGQLTEEDILCNNEESEEFQEFLSILGATVALQGFTGFRGGLDVCHGQTGNDAVFTSFHGREIMFHVSTKLPFTEGDTQQLQRKRHIGNDIVAVVYQEGHTPFLSDVIGSHFLHCFLVVRRVRKRVGDEGEGEEAGGGGVFQVSVTAREDVPPFGPSLPDPPIFTESSLLREFLLTKLINAEISCYKAERFSRLELRTRSSLLEGLQAELSTRSQCMMGDSPVSTLSTSEGMRGVTEGSGGFIENFKRAIRVRSNSFDTLGGPRKMGGVPLPQKPKAATERDGESELAYKPPEPSFPPTDNLGSTEVKDHSSPQENT comes from the exons atggagagagacagcagaaatGAGAAGTTCTTCTCCAGAAAGAGAAGTTTCACTTTTGGGGCATATGGAGG TGTGGACAAGTTCATATGTGAAAATGAGAG CAGACCAGAACCTTTAGAACACAGCATTCTGGATATTTTGGACTCCCCTACCAGCGAGACCAAACCGTTCCTTTCTGCTGGCAGCAACCAGAAG GTGACAGAGCTGTTTGAGATCATTGAGAAGTTGCAG AGCAGCAGGCTAGATGAACAGCGCTGTGAATTCCCTCTGCCTTTGAGG TCTCAGCTTTTGAAGATAGGTCGTGACCTTCCTCTGATCCTGCCTCCAAAGCTGGGTGGTTACTGGATAGACCCCCCGCTACAGAAGTTTGCTGAGACCAGTCCGACATCCTCTCATTATGGACTAGACCCAGAGACCTATGACAtcatggagagagacagcgaggcCACATACTACCAGCAGTTCTTCCGCTCACGA TATCATCAGTCGTTCACAGCAGTGGACCCCTCCCTGggacccctccttctctctgtctgtttggaggaggaagagaagaggctgAGAGTAATCCTGAG GATGAGGGAATGCTCTATGCATGGggttttctctgtgtctctgttcccaAACATCCCGTCTGCTGTGGAGCTGGCCAAG ATGCTAtgtgacagtgtgactgtgtccaGATTTGATGTGGTCAGTTACCTCAAG gcACCAGATCTTATAACAGCATTTGATGAACACAGAGTGTCTCCGAATTTCAAGTTTGGTGTCTTGtatcagagagagggacag TTGACAGAGGAGGACATACTCTGTAACAATGAGGAAAGTGAAGAGTTTCAAGAATTCCTCTCTATTTTGGGAGCTACAGTCGCACTTCAAGGGTTCACTGG gTTCCGAGGAGGTTTGGACGTGTGTCACGGCCAGACAGGAAATGATGCGGTCTTCACTTCCTTCCACGGCAGAGAGATCATGTTCCATGTGTCCACCAAATTGCCCTTCACAGAGGGCGATACACAACAG CTACAGAGGAAGAGACACATTGGCAACGACATCGTTGCTGTTGTTTACCAGGAGGGCCACACCCCTTTTCTGTCTGATGTCATCGGCTCACACTTCCTGCACTGTTTCCTAGTGGTCAGGAGGGTGAGGAAGAGAGTGGGGgacgagggggagggggaggaggcaggaggaggaggggtgttcCAG GTGTCAGTCACAGCCAGAGAGGATGTACCTCCCTttggtccctccctccctgatcctCCCATATTCACAGAG AGCTCCCTGTTGAGAGAGTTCCTTCTGACCAAGCTTATCAATGCAGAGATCTCCTGTTATAAGGCTGAGAGGTTCAGTAGACTGGAG CTGCGCACTCGTTCATCCCTCCTGGAGGGTCTGCAGGCGGAACTGTCCACCCGCTCCCAGTGCATGATGGGAGATTCGCCTGTGTCCACCCTCTCGACTTCTGAGGGGATGAGGGGTGTAACTGAGGGGAGTGGAGGGTTCATCGAAAACTTTAAG AGAGCCATTAGGGTACGCAGTAATTCTTTTGACACTCTTGGGGGACCTAGAAAGATGGGCGGGGTGCCGCTCCCACAGAAGCCCAAG gctgctacagagagagatggagagag tGAGTTGGCCTACAAGCCCCCTGAACCCAGCTTTCCGCCCACAGACAACCTGGGCTCCACAGAGGTCAAAGACCACTCCAGTCCCCAGGAGAATACGTAG
- the LOC115101231 gene encoding glutathione S-transferase kappa 1-like isoform X1, with amino-acid sequence MASSRKVIELFYDVVSPYSWLGFEVMCRYRNVWNIDLKLRPAFLGGIMQGSGNKPPGLVPNKFLYMTTDLHRLAQYFQVPISPPADPFEAMFEKGSLSAMRFVAAVQEREVGGDKQVEQVSRELWMRIWSQDKDITQPASLSEAAMKAGLSASEVEELLKLSTSKEIKEKLKRSTQEALDHRAFGFPLAVCHVNGKAEVFFGSDRFELIAHCIGEKWMGPQPAAAKL; translated from the exons ATGGCAAGTTCCAGGAAAGTGATTGAACTGTTTTATGACGTGGTCTCTCCctactcatggcttggttttgag GTCATGTGCCGTTACAGAAATGTGTGGAACATTGACCTTAAACTACGTCCTGCGTTCTTGGGTGGCATCATGCAAGGATCAG GTAATAAGCCCCCAGGTCTGGTCCCAAACAAGTTCCTGTATATGACCACAGACCTGCACCGTCTAGCCCAGTACTTCCAGGTCCCCATCAGTCCCCCTGCTGACCCCTTTGAGGCCATGTTCGAAAAAG GCTCGCTGTCTGCCATGCGCTTTGTGGCGGCGGtacaggagagggaggtgggaggagataAGCAGGTAGAGCAGGTGTCACGGGAGCTGTGGATGAGGATCTGGAGCCAAGACAAAGACATTACCCAGCCTGCATCACTCTCTGAG GCAGCCATGAAGGCAGGGCTCTCAGCCAGTGAGGTGGAAGAGCTGCTGAAACTGTCCACCTCTAAGGAAATCAAAGAGAAGCTGAAGAGATCCACCCAGGAAGCACTGGACCATAGG GCCTTTGGTTTTCCTCTGGCTGTGTGTCATGTGAATGGAAAGGCGGAGGTGTTCTTTGGCTCTGACCGGTTTGAGCTCATTGCCCACTGCATAG GAGAGAAGTGGATGGGACCCCAGCCTGCTGCTGCCAAACTGTGA